In Aspergillus fumigatus Af293 chromosome 2, whole genome shotgun sequence, a genomic segment contains:
- a CDS encoding putative PTH11-like integral membrane protein, with the protein MFSGCMIGGSLWGTGKHLVDLTPEHRARAMEYWFLCDIGYAIASILCKISVAIFLLRVMVHPFHRRIMYAVTALTVIVGIIFFVYMMIQCSPVSYFWTRMLGNTSGKCGYVDAIIILLYLFSASSALFDLTVGLLPILLVRNLQMNQRTKIAVAGLLGMACIASVAIIIRFPFVQTIRDPDFLYATVQIAIWSNIETGLGITAGSLATARPLFRILHSRNGSSYRIFASSGFQSRRRQHQFPLGDLESNTWRSPYDPTKSNSQDDRHGTTISAERSGASEFMTESTEQLDGKLPSVPMPSLSKIGVRRTFEISTSQAG; encoded by the exons ATGTTCTCCGGATGCATGATCGGAGGTTCTCTCTGGGGAACAGGAAAGCATCTCGTTGATTTGACTCCGGAGCATAGAGCACGCGCAATGGAG TACTGGTTCCTCTGCGACATTGGCTACGCCATCGCATCCATTCTCTGCAAAATATccgtcgccatcttcttgctGCGTGTCATGGTTCATCCGTTTCACAGGCGGATCATGTACGCAGTTACCGCGCTCACAGTCATCgttggcatcatcttcttcgtctacATGATGATCCAATGCTCGCCGGTGTCCTATTTCTGGACCCGGATGCTCGGCAATACCTCTGGCAAATGCGGATACGTGGATGCGATCATCATCCTGCTGTACCTTTTCAGCGCGTCGTCTGCGCTTTTCGACCTGACTGTGGGCCTGCTGCCGATCTTGCTCGTGCGCAATCTGCAGATGAACCAGCGGACCAAGATTGCGGTTGCGGGTCTCCTGGGCATGGCATGCAT AGCAAGCGTGGCTATTATTATCCGGTTTCCATTCGTTCAAACAATTCGCGATCCGGATTTCCTAT ATGCAACCGTCCAG ATCGCAATCTGGTCCAACATCGAAACTGGCCTTGGCATCACAGCCGGCAGTCTCGCCACTGCCCGCCCTCTCTTCCGTATCCTCCACAGTCGCAATGGCTCTTCCTACCgcatcttcgcctcctcTGGTTTCCAGAGCAGGAGACGCCAGCACCAGTTTCCCCTGGGTGATCTCGAAAGCAACACCTGGCGGTCCCCCTACGACCCGACCAAGAGCAACTCCCAGGACGACCGTCATGGAACCACGATCTCAGCGGAGAGGAGCGGCGCGTCGGAGTTCATGACCGAGAGCACGGAGCAGCTGGATGGAAAGTTGCCCTCAGTGCCTATGCCGTCCTTGTCTAAGATTGGTGTGCGTCGGACGTTTGAAATTTCGACGTCCCAGGCGGGTTGA
- the abfII gene encoding putative extracellular glycosyl hydrolase/cellulase, protein MKAIGATLLGLALIVQAQQPLYAQCGGNGWTGSTQCIAGACCSSINDWYYQCLSGNCMPSTTMTTTTATHTTSTSTSGATGSLPTSFRWGSTNALVGPKNDGRNLAGIKDPSIIEVDGTYHVFASTAQASGYNLVYFNFTDFNQAGNAPFFYLDQSGIGTGYRAAPQVFYFQPHQLWYLIFQNGNAAYSTNKDISNPAGWSAPKNFFSSVPSIITENIGKGYWVDMWVICDSSNCYLFSSDDNGHLYRSQTTLSNFPNGMGNTVIALSDSNPNNLFEASNVYRVGNEYLLLVEAIGSDGNRYFRSWTAPSLTGTWTGLANTEANPFARSNNVVFSGTAWTKSISHGEMVRSQVDQTMTISPCKLRYLYQGLSPTATGDYNSLPWRLALLTQTNSAC, encoded by the exons ATGAAAGCCATAGGGGCTACACTCCTTGGGCTGGCACTGATCGTCCAGGCTCAGCAACCGCTCTATGCCCAGT GCGGTGGGAATGGTTGGACGGGCTCGACTCAATGTATTGCTGGTGCATGCTGCAGCTCTATAAACGACTGGTACTACCAATGTCTCTCTGGCAACTGCATGCCCAGCACGACCATGACGACGACCACCGCTACACACACCACTTCGACAAGCACATCGGGCGCTACGGGAAGCTTGCCCACCAGTTTCAGATGGGGCTCCACCAATGCGCTGGTTGGTCCTAAAAACGATGGCCGCAACCTTGCGGGAATCAAGGACCCCTCTATCATAGAGGTTGACGGTACATACCATGTTTTCGCCAGCACTGCTCAAGCGTCAGGCTACAATCTGGTGTACTTCAATTTCACCGACTTCAACCAAGCAGGAAATGCACCCTTCTTCTATCTCGACCAGAGTGGAATCGGGACGGGATACCGTGCTGCACCTCAGGTCTTCTACTTCCAGCCGCACCAGCTGTGGTACCTGATCTTCCAGAATGGAAACGCTGCCTACTCCACCAACAAGGACATTAGCAACCCTGCTGGGTGGAGCGCTCCGAAGAACTTCTTTAGCAGCGTTCCCAGTATCATCACTGAGAACATCGGGAAGGGCTACTGGGTGGATATGTGGGTTATCTGCGACTCATCCAATTGCtacctcttctcttccgatGACAATGGCCACCTCTACCGCTCACAGACCACTCTGAGTAACTTCCCTAACGGCATGGGAAACACAGTCATTGCACTCTCTGACTCAAATCCCAACAACCTCTTCGAAGCTTCCAATGTGTACCGCGTCGGAAACGAGTACCTTCTCCTTGTGGAAGCCATCGGGAGCGATGGAAATCGGTACTTCCGGTCATGGACGGCACCCTCTCTCACGGGTACCTGGACGGGACTTGCGAACACTGAGGCCAATCCATTCGCCCGTTCGAACAATGTGGTCTTCTCGGGGACTGCCTGGACCAAGAGCATCAGCCATGGCGAGATGGTGCGGTCGCAGGTGGACCAGACTATGACTATCAGCCCATGCAAGCTCCGCTACCTCTACCAAGGCCTGAGTCCTACGGCGACGGGTGACTATAACTCACTTCCGTGGAGGCTGGCTCTTCTCACACAGACCAATTCTGCATGTTAG
- a CDS encoding Pfs, NB-ARC and TPR domain protein — protein sequence MRPSSRDEFSIAIICSLTLKVEVVEELLDEVYDRLGGYYRKQPGDDNAYINGRIGNHNVVVCCMPGMGKGNAASVASSLKISYPRISLALVVGICGGAPYPLSGEEIFLGDVIISDSVIQYDFGRQYSGGFEKKTGVKDSLGRPNKEIRAFLAALQTRRSRRDLQAKMLRHLQAIQRSNPEWHRPRSADDILFEASYQHKHFSPTSPICCCLGGKSRDVCKSALDTACIQLGCDKNRISRLRCNAENCIPSIHIGTVASADTVMKSGEHRDRLVKSDNVIGFEMEGAGVWDNTSCIIIKGVCDYADSHQNKAWQAYATATGAATAKAFLEYWVPTVREEANEFQVPLELSAFPAIEEFIGREDDLSRLWDYLQPTIPPTRKVAVLHGLGGIGKTQLAINFARKHKDDFTAVFWMSGKDRSALILSLSSCFPRILGHRRNDEAKNEEEAEQRASQVLQWLALPGNTKWLIIFDNVDQYAPFPDCNTCGYDICEFFPTADHGSIIITTRLQRLTEVGRSFSIKKLTQEDAIQLLLQSSGFSAQGAAQVEAKGPRLTAADIMAIVDQLDGLSLAIALAGAFMRETGTSFKEYLQLYKDQWSELQSQAKPTRHYQQGNILETWTTTYQGIQKQDPTAATLLLLLAYFDNRDIWYELIRGGLNCSHTPPWFKAAVSNKLAFKARIKVLVDCSLVEPRQQEGSFTIHPVVQDWCFHIAASEERTVQLYELALVSVGYTVPRKDDREYAQLQQRLLPHADYVIQREKYSWLEDKVAVWRALSRLGNLYTNQGRLQEAEEMYQRALAGYEKALGPDHAKSCKLADDLASRASLSATQEMPDSMPSNPTAGQPRAVSTLQPSLPESLQKRHVFSRIFCRR from the exons ATGCGGCCATCCAGCAGGGACGAATTTTCAATCGCTATCATCTGCTCTCTGACTCTCAAAGTGGAGGTCGTTGAAGAACTCTTGGATGAAGTTTACGACAGATTGGGCGGATACTATAGGAAACAGCCGGGAGACGATAATGCATACATCAATGGGAGGATTGGAAACCATAATGTCGTCGTGTGCTGTATGCCGGGTATGGGAAAAGGAAACGCTGCCAGCGTGGCATCGAGTTTGAAAATCAGCTATCCAAGGATCAGCCTGGCACTGGTGGTTGGTATCTGTGGAGGTGCACCATATCCGTTATCTGGTGAAGAGATATTTCTAGGGGATGTCATAATAAGTGATTCCGTGATCCAATACGACTTCGGCAGGCAATATTCTGGTGGATTTGAAAAGAAGACTGGTGTGAAGGACTCGCTTGGAAGACCGAATAAAGAAATCCGAGCTTTTCTGGCAGCTCTCCAGACAAGACGCAGTCGCAGGGACTTGCAAGCTAAGATGCTACGGCATCTACAAGCTATCCAGAGATCAAACCCGGAGTGGCATCGCCCGAGGTCTGCTGATGATATTTTGTTTGAAGCATCATATCAACACAAGCATTTCAGTCCTACTTCCCCTATATGCTGTTGCCTTGGTGGCAAGTCTCGGGATGTCTGCAAGTCCGCGCTGGACACGGCCTGTATCCAATTAGGCTGTGATAAGAACCGAATTTCCCGACTTCGATGTAATGCTGAAAACTGCATCCCGAGCATACACATTGGGACAGTCGCATCTGCTGATACTGTGATGAAGTCCGGTGAGCATCGTGACCGTCTGGTCAAGTCTGACAATGTGATTGGTTTCGAGATGGAGGGCGCAGGAGTATGGGACAATACTTCATGCATTATCATCAAAGGGGTGTGTGACTATGCAGATAGCCACCAGAACAAAGCATGGCAAGCTTATGCAACAGCAACTGGAGCGGCGACTGCCAAAGCTTTCTTGGAGTATTGGGTACCCACTGTTCGAGAAG AAGCCAATGAATTTCAAGTCCCATTAGAACTTTCAGCGTTTCCTGCGATCGAGGAGTTTATTGGACGAGAAGACGATCTCAGCCGTCTATGGGACTATTTACAACCGACAATTCCGCCGACACGAAAGGTTGCTGTCCTCCACGGACTTGGTGGGATAGGAAAAACCCAGCTGGCAATCAACTTTGCCCGGAAACATAAAGATGACTTCACCGctgtcttctggatgagTGGCAAAGATCGATCAGCGTTGATACTGTCTTTGAGTAGTTGCTTTCCCCGGATACTAGGACATCGCAGGAACGATGAGGCGAaaaacgaagaagaagcagaacaaAGAGCCAGTCAAGTACTGCAGTGGCTAGCATTGCCGGGTAATACCAAATGGCTTATTATTTTTGACAATGTCGACCAATATGCTCCGTTCCCTGACTGCAACACGTGTGGATACGATATTTGTGAATTCTTTCCAACAGCCGATCATGGTTCTATAATAATCACTACCCGGCTCCAGAGGCTTACTGAAGTGGGGAGATCATTTTCAATCAAGAAACTTACACAGGAAGATGCCATCCAGCTCCTGCTACAGAGCAGTGGCTTCTCAGCCCAAGGAGCTGCGCAAGTTGAAGCTAAAG GACCAAGACTAACAGCTGCAGATATAATGGCTATTGTAGATCAACTGGATGGGCTTTCGCTGGCAATTGCACTTGCTGGGGCCTTTATGCGTGAAACTGGAACCAGTTTCAAGGAATATCTACAGCTTTATAAAGATCAATGGTCTGAGTTACAGTCCCAGGCCAAGCCTACACGCCATTACCAGCAAGGGAATATACTTGAGACATGGACGACCACGTATCAAGGGATCCAAAAACAAGATCCAACTGCTGCAACACTGCTCCTTTTGCTTGCTTACTTTGATAACAGAGATATCTGGTATGAATTAATTCGAGGTGGTTTGAATTGCTCTCACACTCCACCCTGGTTTAAGGCGGCAGTATCAAACAAGCTAGCCTTCAAAGCAAGGATCAAGGTGCTGGTTGATTGTTCCCTTGTTGAGCCAAGGCAACAGGAAGGAAGCTTTACAATCCATCCGGTGGTACAGGACTGGTGTTTCCATATTGCTGCTTCAGAGGAACGAACAGTCCAGCTATATGAATTAGCACTAGTCTCTGTTGGTTATACAGTCCCACGCAAGGATGACAGGGAGTATGCACAGCTTCAGCAGCGATTACTTCCACATGCAGACTATGTGATTCAGAGGGAGAAATACAGTTGGCTTGAGGACAAAGTCGCTGTGTGGAGAGCGCTCAGTAGGTTGGGAAATCTCTACACTAATCAGGGCAGGCTgcaggaggcagaggagatgTATCAGCGAGCACTAGCAGGTTATGAGAAGGCACTGGGCCCAGACCATGCAAAATCATGCAAGCTTGCTGATGATCTAGCTTCTCGCGCTAGCCTCAGTGCCACACAAGAGATGCCTGATTCCATGCCCTCCAACCCCACGGCAGGACAGCCACGGGCTGTCAGTACTCTCCAACCCTCTTTACCAGAAAGCCTACAGAAAAGGCATGTTTTCTCGAGGATTTTCTGCAGAAGATAG